The Helicobacter canis genomic sequence CGATAAAAAGCTTATTATGCATACGGCGATTGATACGATTAAAATGCAAGATCATCTCCGGTAAGCGCAAAAGCTTGATTCTATTACGATAGGGGTTAAAGATTTTGACCTCGATATTAGGGTGATTATTGAGCGCGATAATATCAGAGTAGTCAGAATCTAGCCCATTATCATCAACAAGCATTTTGACTTTCACGCCGCGATTAGCCGCTAGCCAGATCTCATGCATTAGCACACGAGAAGCAATGTCGTTTTTGTAGATATATGTTTGTATCTCTAGAGAAAAGCGAGCTTTACGCACAAGGGCTGCGCGCTGCAAAAACGCGCTTGAGCCATCGGCAATAAGCATAGCCCCACTAGAGCTAGGCGATGATGCAAGCTCCTTGGCATAAGGTGTAGCTATGGGAGAATCTAGCGGATCAAATGAGCCAAAGCCGCTGGATTCTAGCGGTGTTTTGAGATAGCGCGTTGAAGGCACGATCGAAGCACACCCTGCTAAAATAAAAAACAAAGAAAACACGATTAGAGCGATATGAGTATCATTCATTGCTTATCCATATTGTGTAAATTAGATGTATGCTTATGCATTTATGCAGATCTATGCAGTTTGGCAAACGCAATGTAAGCAAATCAAAGAATTTTACAAAAAATATTACAACTTTTTGCATTTTTGACCGATTATATCTCTGTCAAAGGCAAGGAAGCCTTGAAGACATAATTTCAAAAAGGAGTTTCACATGGCATTTCAAATTAACACCAACATCAACGCTCTTAACGCACACGCGCAGAGTGTCGGCACGCAGCTAGGTCTCAAGAACTCGCTTGAAAAACTAAGCTCAGGTCTTCGTATCAACAAGGCAGCAGATGATGCTTCTGGTATGATTATCGCAGACTCTTTGCGCTCTCAAGCAAGTGCATTAGGACAAGCGATCTCCAACACAAACGATGGGATTGGGATTATCCAAGTGGCGGATAAGGCGATGGATGAAATGTTGAAAATTCTTGACACAGTGAAAGTCAAAGCTACTCAAGCTGCGCAAGATGGGCAAACAACCGTTTCAAGAAAAGCGATCCAAAACGACATTATCCGCTTGATCCAAGGTCTTGACTACATTGGTAATACCACTTCTTACAACGGACAGGCTTTGCTCTCTGGTCAATGGACGAACAAAGAGTTCCAAGTTGGTGCGTATTCTAACCAATCTATCAAAGCGAGCATTGGCTCTACCACTTCGGATAAAATCGGTCAAGTGCGCCTAGAGACAGGAGCTATGATCACTTCTTCTGGTGAAGTTAGCTTGAAGTTTAAGGCTGTCGATGGTGTCAATGATGTCCAGCTAGAATCTGTGAAGATCTCTCACTCTTCAGGCACAGGGCTAGGAAATCTTGCTGAAATCATCAACAAAAGCTCTGACAAAACCGGAATCCGCGCTAATGCGATCGTGCATTCTACTTCAAATGAAGAGATTAAAGCGGGCGACTTGCGACAGCTTGTTATCAACGGCTTTACCCTTGGTGATATTATCGGTATCAAGCAAGCTGACTCTGATGGGCGACTTGTGCAAGCGATCAATGGTGCGACTGCTGAGACAGGTGTAGAGGCTTACACAGATAATGAAGGGCGACTTAACCTACGCAGTATCGATGGTCGTGGGATTGTTGTTACTTCAAACAATCAAGGTGCCAACACTCCTAAAGCGATTGAGAAGATCAATGATCAAGAAATCGAAGGGACGACAAAAGATGGTGTGCCACAAGGTGGCTCTATCAACTACGGACGCCTAGCGATGACTCGCCTAGATTCTAGGGATATTATCGTATCTGGGACAAATATTAGCTCCACAGGATATGGTGATGGACAAGATGTTGCCGAGTGGGTTGCAAACTTGCGCGATGTTTTAGGTGTGTTTAACGAAGCCGTGCGCTCTGCTGCTGGTGGGAATGAAAACAACGCTGAAGCTTTAAACAACAAGATTCTAGGTGCTGGTGTTACGACACTTCGTGGTGCGATGATTGTTATGGACATTGCAGAGTCTGCTGGAAGGACGCTGGATAAAATCCGCGCGGATCTTGGTTCTGTGCAGGGACAAATGCAAGCCACTGTCAATAACATCACCATCACACAAGTGAATGTTAAAGCAGCTGAAAGCCAAATCCGTGAAGTGGATTTTGCAAGCGAATCTGCTGAATTTAACAAATTTAGCATCCTCGCACAAAGCGGAAGCTACGCGATGAGCCAAGCAAACGCTGCACAGCAAAATATCTTGCGACTGCTTTCTTAAGTGCCTACGCCTTTGGACTTGGGGCTTATGCCCTAAGGCTAAAGCGCGGGTCTTTCACTTCTTTTAGCCTATCTCTCTCTAAACTCCAAATAGATTCTAGCCGTAGTAATACGCCCCAAACCAAAAGTTCCTACAAGTGGTAAATTCTCTAGGCAAATGCGCATACTTCTCTCTTACCACACTATCATCAAAGTAAATCTCTTTGGCATTTTCTATGGTGATTTTCTGTCCCTTGAAAACACGCTCGATAGTATGTCCTTGCGCATATATAAATCCTGCGTGAATATTGGCATTGTAGTCATAAGGGCTAGCTACTATGCAAAAATAGTGCAACACCTCGCCATCTACACTCACGCTAGAATCTAGCACACCAGAATCTAGCGTAAAAGTATAGCCCACACCTAGCTCATAGGGCTTGCTATAATGTGTCGTTTTTATCTGTATAAACTCCCCCACAAAGCACTTCGCGCAATGTTTTGTGCTATCAAATCCACGCACACTTTTTATCCACATTGTATATGCCCCTTGAAAATACGCGCTAGCCCTAGAATCCACTTTTTGCTTTGCTTGCTCGTTTTGGTCAAAAGTGGATTCTAGGCTTTGTATGATAAGTGTGCATTGCTTTGTCATATCTGCTCCTTATTGCCTATTGCCCTAGATCTCGCCCAAGCTCACTTCCCATATCGTGCCATCACTTGTATCACTAAGCACAATCCCCATAGATTCTAGCTCTGTGCGGATCGCATCAGCCCTAGCAAAGTCTCGTGCCTTTTTCGCCTGTGTGCGCTGGGCGATTAGCTCCTCTATACGCGCTCTTTGCTCCCATCCCACGCCTTGCTGAAAATACTCCACACAATCCCCCCCGCCAATGCCAAGCAGCTCCCAGATAAAATCAAGGCTCGTTAAAATCCTTAGCTTTAGCTCCTTATCCTTTGGGGTAGAATCTAGGCTTGTGTTTGCGCTGTGGATCATCTCTTCTAGCGCGCTTAGGGCTTTTGAGATATTCAAATCATCACTCATACTCTCTAAAATCTCCGCGCAAAACTCACACTCCATTTTGATAGGTGTAGTCTGCATAGCCGCCCTAGCCCCGCTTAGCCCCCCACTAAAGCCACTTGCCACGCGCTGCTTTAGGCGGTAGATTTTATCAAGCCGCTTTTTTGCTAGTAGCATATCTTCTTCATTGAAGTGCAAAAGTGCGCGATAGTGCGTGCCAAGCAGGTAATTACGCACGACTTCGCCGCTATAAGTCTTTAGCGCGTCTTTGATATAAAAGCTATTGCCTAGGCTTTTGCTCATCTTTT encodes the following:
- a CDS encoding flagellin A — translated: MAFQINTNINALNAHAQSVGTQLGLKNSLEKLSSGLRINKAADDASGMIIADSLRSQASALGQAISNTNDGIGIIQVADKAMDEMLKILDTVKVKATQAAQDGQTTVSRKAIQNDIIRLIQGLDYIGNTTSYNGQALLSGQWTNKEFQVGAYSNQSIKASIGSTTSDKIGQVRLETGAMITSSGEVSLKFKAVDGVNDVQLESVKISHSSGTGLGNLAEIINKSSDKTGIRANAIVHSTSNEEIKAGDLRQLVINGFTLGDIIGIKQADSDGRLVQAINGATAETGVEAYTDNEGRLNLRSIDGRGIVVTSNNQGANTPKAIEKINDQEIEGTTKDGVPQGGSINYGRLAMTRLDSRDIIVSGTNISSTGYGDGQDVAEWVANLRDVLGVFNEAVRSAAGGNENNAEALNNKILGAGVTTLRGAMIVMDIAESAGRTLDKIRADLGSVQGQMQATVNNITITQVNVKAAESQIREVDFASESAEFNKFSILAQSGSYAMSQANAAQQNILRLLS